DNA from Candidatus Eisenbacteria bacterium:
GCGGTGTCGGTCTTGAAGTAGGCGTCGCGGTCCGGCAGGCCCAGGCCACCCTGGCCCAATTGTGCCAGGGTCATCGAGCTGTTGCGCTGGTCGGAGGCGGCCCCGAAGCGGAAGAGCGCGCCCACGCCGTCCACGTGCAGCTCCGCCGCCAGCCGCGGAAGGTCCGCCTTCTCCTTCAGCGCCGCGATGCGCTCCAGCCGCGGCCGCAGCGGGGCGGCGCCCAGCGAGTCGGCCAGCTGGGAGTCCATGCACGCGCCGTGGAACGCCGCCAGCTTCCATCGCTCGCTCCCCGGGGCGGCATTCGCATCCGCGAGGATCTCCTCCAGCAGGCGGTGCAGGACCGCCTGGTTGCGGTCGGCCAGCTCGGTGAACCCGCCGTACCGGCCGTACGAGGCCGGCAACCGGGTGCGCTTCATCCAGCTGCCGTTGGCGTAGAGGTTGAAGTCCGCCGCCGGGGAGACCGACGGGTCGAGGTTGGCCGGGTCGAGCCCCCGCGCGGCGGATCCCGGGGCGGCGGCGGGAACCTCCGGCGAAGCTGTGGCGGGAGCGGAGCCGGCGGGCGCGGCCGGGGCGAGGCCCCATGCGAACGCGCAGGCAAAGGCACACAGGAGCAGGCGGCTCGGCAGGGCACGGAAACGCATCCTGAAATCCCCTTTCGGAAATCAGTCGGGCCGGAAGCGCGGTCGGGAGCGCGGTCGGCGGGCGAACGGGCGGGGTCCGGACGGAGACTGTGCCACGGGGGACGGCACCGGTCAAACCAGGATGCGCGGACGAGGCGAGGCCCCGGGGTGGCGACCCCGGGGCCTCGAGAACAGCGGGTCAACTGGCTGGCGCAGGGGCGCCCCGGCGGCTCAGATCGAGAATGCCTCGGCCAGAGGCATGAGGCGCCGGCTCATGGTCTCGCGGGCCTCGTGCAGCTGCCCGTGGCCCAGCCCCAGGAAGCGCCGGGCGTCCTCGAACACCGCTTCGGCCTGGTCGCAGCGGCACAGCTGCTGCTGGTCGGTCATGGCGCAGGCCAGGTGCACGATGCACTCCATCGTCGTGTCGGCGGTGATGCGCGGGTGGTGGTGGTTCGCCGCGACATCCACCAGGCTCTGCGGAAAGCCCCACTGCAGCGCCAGCTCGGCTCCCAGCTGGGCGTGGTTCAGGCCCAGGAGCTCCTGCTCGATCTCGAAAAGGGTGCAGTCCCCCTCGGTCGCCTCGTACACCCCCAGGATTTCCTCCAGCTCGTGGGACAGGTGCCGATCGAGCACCAGGAGCCCCAGGTCGTGCAGCAGCCCGTGGGAGAATGTCGTGGGCGCGAGCGGCAGATGGAGCATCTCGGCCAGGATCTCGGCCGTGAGCCCCGTGCCGACACAGTGGCGCCAGAAGAGCACGCGATCGAAGTTGGAGGTCCCCTTGTCCTGCGAGAGCAGGCCGACGTGCACCATGATGCCCATGCACATCTTCTTGATCACGTTGAACCCGAGGAGGGTGATGGCGTCGGAGATCGAGTTCACGGAGCGCATGCGGCCGTAGGTGGCGGAGTTCGCGATCCGGAGCAGGTTGGCCACCAGGGGCGGGTCCGCGGACACCGCCTGGGCCAGGGTGTGCGAATCCGCCGCGGGATTGTCCACGACCTGCCACACCCGCATGAGCGTCTGCGGCAGGGGCGGAAGCTCCCCTACCCGCTGGATCAGCTCCTCCTTGGAGAGGTTCTGCGAAGGCATGCTTGCTCCTGGGCCGGGCTGGTCCGGCGCGAGCGCGGCGGACTACCCGGAATCGTGGGGGCGTTCCATGGGTATGATCGGCGCGCCTGCGGCGCATCCTGAATGCGATTCCCGGCAGGCCATGGCCGGGCGTTCCAGGCCGGCGAGGCCGGCCGCATCAGGCGGCGAAGCGCCGCGCCACCTCTCCGAGCTGCTCCAGTTCCACGGGTTTCTCCAGCGCCCCGTCCACGCGCAGGCTCGCCAGCTCGGCGAGGTGCCGCTCGGGCGGGTTGGCGCTGATCACCACCACGGCCATCCCGCTGTGGGTCTCGCGCAGCCTTCGGATCACTTCCAGTCCGCCCATGTCCGGCAGGTTCATGTCCACGAGAGCCAGGACCGGCCGGCAAGCCTCGGCCTCACGCAGGGCGGACACACCGTCGCCCACCGCGTGAACCTCGAAGCCCAGGTCACCCAGGTATTCCTCGTACACGAACCGGATTCCCGGTTCGTCGTCCACGACCAGGATCGCACCCTTCACGCGGCTTCCTCGCGTCGTTCCTCGTCCCCGGACGTCTGCAGCCCGGGGGATCGGTTCCCGGATGTCCCCACCTCGCCCAGCGTGACGCTGATCTCGGTGCCCCGGCCCGGCTCGCTGTGGATCTCCAGCACCCCGTCATTGGCCTCCACCAGGGACTTCACGATGCACATTCCCAGCCCCGTGCCCCGGGCGCCCTTGGTGGTGAAGAACGGCTCGAGGATGCGCTCGCGCACGCGCGCGTCCATGCCGCAGCCGGTGTCCGCGACTGTCGCCGTCACCCTGCCGCCCTCCGCCTTCACTTCCACCCGGATCTCGCCGCCCTCGGGGCAGGCTTCCAGGGCGTTCTTGAGCAGGTTCTGGAACACCACCCGCAGCTGCTCGGCATCCACGGCCACCACTTCCGGCCTCTCCCCCTCGACCGAGTCGAGCACCCGCACACCCTGGGCGTGCAGCGCGTCGGCACACTCGTGACGGAATTCCTCCACGTGCCCCAGCACCAGGCTGCGCAGGTCGCAGCGCTCCCGCCGCGCCTCCTGCGGGCGCGCGGCGTCGAGCACGTCGCGCACCAGCCGGGCGAGGCGGTCCAGCTCCTCGAGCAGGCGCGGAACATAGCGTTCCACCCGGTCGGGATCCCCGGCGCCGGAGGCCACCAGCTGCGCCAGCCCGCGCAGCGGTGCCAGCCGGTTCTTGAACTCGTGGGCTATGCCGGCACTCATGGTCCCCAGGCTCGCCAACCGGTCCGCGTGGACGAGCTCCCGCTCCAGGCGCCGCACGGCGGTCACATCCCGCATCTGCACCATGAGCACCTCCGTGCCATCCAGGTCGAAGGGCGTGGCCACGACGTTGCACAGGATGGGCCCCCGGGGGGCCCGGACCTCGAAGTCCGCCCCGCCCGCCGGGCGTCCGGCCAGCAGCGCGTCCAGGTAGGCGCGCACGCGGCCCAGCTCGGGAACGGAGAACAGCGCGTCGAGACCCAGGGCGCCCAGGTCCTCCCCGGCGGAGAGGGTGCGGCACGCGGTGGCGTTGGCCAGGACGATGCGCAGGGTGCTCGGCTCCACCATGAGGATGGAGTCCACGCTGCCATCGAATAGCTGCCGCATGCGGGCCTCGGAGCGGCGCAGGATGTCCAGGCCGGTCAGGTCCTGCATGGTCACCAGGACCTCCTCCACGCCACCCTCGGGCCCGCGGATGGGCTGGGCGGTGACGTAGAGCTGGCGGGGCACGCCGTTGATGACCCGCTTGAACTCGCCGTGCGCGATCGGCGCGCCGCCCAGGGCCGCGCGGACCGGGCACTCCGTGCAGCTGCCGTTGCCCTGCCGGCACACGTCGCAACAGACGCTCCCGTGAAGCTCGCTCTCGGGCCGGGCGTCCCCGAGGTGGATGCGGCCCATCTCCCGGTTGACCCAGCGGATCTTGAGGTCGGAGCCCAGCACCATCACCGCCGCGTCCGAACGCTTCACCAACGCCTGGAACTTCTGGCGCTCGCGGTCCAGCAGGCGCAGCTGTGCGTCCATGGTCCGGAAGCGGCGCTGGTGCTGACGCTCCGTGGCCGTGGCGTCCGCGGCGGCGCGGCCGCGGTCCCGCCGGGTGGCCACGATGTGACCGAGCCACGCGAGCGATTCCGGGCCGCCAGGAAGCGCGGCCCGCTGTTGCCGCGGCAACGCCACGGCCGCCACGGCCACGCCCTGCTCCAGCAGCGGCACGGCGGCCACGGCGGCGTCGCCCGCGTCCTCGCCCAGCCCGTCGCGCAGCAGGCCCATGTCCTCGTAGCCCTGCAGGGCCCACTCGGCCAGGCGCGCAAGGCGGTCGAAGGCGCACTCGGAAGGAAGCCCGGAGTCGCTGCCGTAGGAGTCCACGCCGGCGGAACCCTCCTCGCCGGGGAGCGCCAGCGCCACGGGCAGCCCCGAGGTCTCGCTCAGGAGCCGCGCCAGCGCGCGCGCGCCCTCCGCCAGGGATGCCGCTCCCAGGAAGGCGCCCAGCGCGTCTTGCATGCCCGCGGGGGCGCCGGAGGTCGGCGGGGTCGGAGTCATTCCGGGATCAGCGCTCCTTTTCCATGCCCTGGCGGCTGTACAGGATCGCCAGCCAGTCGGCGACGCGCTCCACGCGGGCCACGGCCTCGGGGCCGAAGGCGTCCACCTCGTGGCTGTCAATGTCCACCTGCGCGTGGATCCACTCGCCGCTCCGGATCAGCACCACGAGCTCGGAGCGCGTCTCGCTGCTGCACGCCAGGTAGTTTTCCTGCCGGCGCACGTCGGGGATGTTCATGTTCCGCCCCTCGGCCACGGCCGTCCCGCACACCCCCCGGCCCACCGCGATGAAGCAGTGGTCGGTGGGCGCGCCGATGAACGGGCCCAGCCTCAGCACCTGGTCGGGGAACAGCTCGTAGATGCCGGTCCAGTGAAAGCGGCTGTCGGATTCGTGGAGCAGGCGCACGGCCGCTTCCAGGACGTCGTGAAACTCGGCGCCGGAGGCCACAAACGTGTCCAGTTGGAGGCAGATCTGCTCACCCGTCATGGTCCCTCCAGGGGCGGCCGCCGGAAATGTCGCATACCCCGCTCCGGGGTGGGTGGCAGCAACGGCCGCGAGACAGGTCAAGTTCTCACCCGCTTCATCGGCAATGGTGCAATGAAACATCAATAGTTCATGAAAGCACGAGGGGATGCGCCCCCGGAGGCGCATTCCCGTGCGGCCGGTCCCGGCCCCCCCACCCGCCCCCGGAACGCCGGGCGACCCGCTCCAAGACGCCCCGGGGCACACTCCGCGACGCGTGTGGCGCCCCGGCCGCGGATGCCGCAAAATGGGACGCGCGCGCCCGGGGCGCCCGGCCGCCTGTTTCCCCGGATTCCATGGCCAGGACCGTCCCATTCACCCAGGAGAACAAGCCCGTGAGCCCGGACATCCGCACCCTCACCCCGGCCGACATCGAGGAACTCGTCGCCACCCGCCGCGACCTCCATCGCCATCCCGAGACTGCGTTCGAGGAAGTCCGCACTTCCGGTGTGGTCTCGAAACGGCTGGGTGAGATCGGCGTGCCGCACCGGACCGGCCTGGCACGCACCGGCATCGTGGGGCTGGTGGGGCGCGGCGCCTCGGCCGGCGACGCAGGCCGCACGGTGCTGCTCCGGGCGGACATGGACGCGCTGCCGATCCAGGAGGAGAACGACGTTCCCTACCGCTCGGTCCACGACGGGCGGATGCACGCCTGTGGACACGACTGCCACACCGCCTCGCTGCTGGCGGCGGCGCGCGCCCTGAAGCGCGGGGAGCCCGGCCTCAAGGGCACCGTGAAACTCTGCTTCCAGCCGGCCGAGGAGGGCTTCTCCGGGGCGAACGAGATGATCCGCGACGGCGTGCTCGAGGGCCCCGCGCCCGAGGCCGCGTTCGGCTACCACGTGTGGCAGGATCTCGACTACGGCATCGTGGCCGTCACGCCGGGGCCGTTCATGGCCGCCGTGGACGAATTCAGCGTCACCTTCCGGGGCGTGGGCTGCCACGCCGCCGCGCCGCACCTGGGGCGCGACCCGGTGCTGGCGGCGGCGCAGGCGATCACGGCGCTGCAGTCCGTGGTCAGCCGCAACACCGATCCCTTCCTGGGTGCGGTGGTGAGCGTGACGCAGCTGCGCGCCGGCTCGGCCTTCAACATCGTGCCCGAAACCGCGTGGATGAACGGGACGGTGCGGGTGATGGACACCGGCCTGTGGGCCGCGCTTCCCGGGCACTTCGAACGCGTGGTGAAGGGCGTGGCCGCGGCGATGGGCTGCGAGGCGGAGATCACCTACAACCGCACCCACCAGCCCACCGTGAATGATCCCGCCATGGCGGCGCTGGCGCGGGAGGTGGCGGTGGAGGTCGTGGGGGCCGGCAACGTGCGCGACGACGTGCGCACCATGGGCGGCGAGGACTTCTCATCGTTCCTGCAGCGTGTGCCCGGATGCTTCTTCGCGGTGGGCTCGCGCAACGCGGAGCGGAATCTCGTGTACGGGCACCACCACCCGCGCTTCGACGTGGACGAGCGCGCCATGCAGATCGGCGTGGAGATGCTGGTGCGCCTCGCCCGGAGGATCGCGGGGTGATCGGGCGGGTCGGGAGGCGCGTGGGGCGGGCGCGATGGATGCCCGTTTCGGTCGCGCTCGCACTGATGGCGGCGGCGGCTCTCCCTGGCTGCGGGCCGCGGGGCGGCTCCCAGCTCAAGGGCTCGCGCCCCGCGCAGGGCGGGTTCGTGGGCCACGTCAGCGTGCAGGAGCGGCGCGGCAGCGCCCCCGCACGGCCCTTCGCCTTCCGGGCCTCCCCCGGGCACGTGCTGTACGTGTTCTTCGGCTACGCCACCTGCCCCGACATTTGCCCCGCCACGCTGGGCAGCCTGCGCAAGGCCCTGGCCATGCTGGGTGGCGACGCGGCGCGCGTGGAAGTGGCCATGGTGACGGTGGACGCGGCGCGCGATTCCGGCGACGTCCTCGCGCGCTACCTGGCGTCCTTCGTGGACAGCGCCCACGCGCTGGTCCCGGAGACCCAGGAACAGCTGGCCCTCGCGGAGACGGTCTTCGGAGCCACGTCCAGCGTGACCCGCCAGCCGGGCGGGCAGGTGGACGTGAGCCACACCGCCAGCAGCTACCTTGTGGATTCGGGCGGGCGCGTGGTGGTGGTGTGGGAGTTCGGCACGAAACCCGCCGACCTGGCGCACGACATCCGGGTGCTGCTGGGCGAGCAGGCGGGCAGGCCCGCGGAAGCCGGTCCGGAGGTGTCGGGCCCGTGGGCCCGCGCCACGCCCGCGGGCGCGACCGCCGCCGCCGTGTACCTGGCGTTGCGTTCCGACGAGGGAGACACGCTGCGCGCGGTGAGCGTGGAGCCCGGCGTGGCCGCGGCCGCGCAGTTGCACCGGACGCTGCGGGAGGCGGGCGGGGAGATGTCCATGGTCCGGGTGGATGCGGTGCCGCTGCCGGCGGGCGTGCCGGTGGATTTCCGGCCCGGCGGAGACCACGTCATGCTGGTGGGCCTCGCGAAGCCGCTGACCGCGGGCGACACGCTCGACGTGAGGCTGTACTTCGCGAAGGAGAAGGTGCGGAGGGTCAGGGTGCCGGTGCGGGAGGAGTGAAGCGCGCCTCGTCCGGGTCCGCGAACTCGTCCGGCAGGTGCCGGCGGACGGCGCGGCGCAGGTAGAGCAGGCCCGCGGCCAGCATCGCCAGGGGCAGCAGCGAGAGCAGCACGGTGGTCCAGAAGAATGCAGCCTGCCCGGGACCGGCGCCCGCGCCGCACACCGCGCAGGCGCGCGCGAGGCCGGGCAGTCCCACGGCCGCGGCCGGCACGGTCAGCCCGCAGATCCCCCGCCTCACCGGTACACCACCAGGTAGAGGACCGGCCACATCAGCACCACGAAGTTCCAGAACAGCCGCGTGGCCCCGAACACGCCCGGAGTGAGCCTTCCGGCGCGCAGGCGGGCCCAGCAGAGCGCCAGCGCCGCGAGCGCCGCCAGCGCGTGCAGCGCGTGCGCGCCCACGATCACGTAGAAGAAGGCGCCGGCCTGGCTGGAGGTGAGCGTCAGGCCTTCGCGCAGCAGCGCCGCCCATTCCACGCCCTGCGCCGCCACGAAGTACGCGCCCAGCGCCAGCGCCGCCAGCATCGGGCCGCCCGACGCCACCGTGGCGCGACGCCCGCCGGAGCGGGCCGCGAGCCACAGCGCCACCCCGCTCGCCAGCAGCGCCAGCGTGTGCACCGCGGTCTGCGCGAAAGGCAGCCGCGGCTGGCCCGCGGGGGGCCACGCCCCGGGGGCGGTGCCGCCGCGCACGATCAGGAACGCGCTGATGAACGCGGTGAAGAGCATCACCTCGGAGAATACGAACAGCGCCATGCCGAACACGCCATGGCTGGTGAAGCCGCGGCGCGGGGCCGGTGGCGCGCCCAGGCGCTCAGTGGCCGCGCTGGCCATGGGCTTCCCCGCCCGCGCCGGCGGCCGGCGCCACGTACGTCTTGTGCCAGTGCTGGCCGCTGTGCTTCATGGCGTCCGGGGCCACCCCGGCGAACAGCAGCACCATGAACACCAGCGCGATCCCCAGCGCCCAGTGGACCACGGGCTTCTGCACGTCGAGGTGCATGAACTTCCGGGCCACGATGTAGGCCTTCACCAGCGCCACGCCGAAGGCGGCGATCAGCATCACCACCCGGATCCCGGTCATGGGCCCGATCACGCTGACCACCAGCAGCCCCACCAGCAGCGCCCAGACCTTCACGTAGTTGGTGGGGTGCGCCCCCGCGGGGCCCGCGTGCGGCTCCTGGCCGTGGCGGGCGCGGTCTTCCTCCCCGTCCCCGGCCCGGCGCGTCTCCACATGCGACGACATGCCCGTCTCCCTCCTACTTCGCGATGTACAGCAGCGGGAACAGGAAGATCCACACCACGTCCACGAAGTGCCAGTAGATGCCCACGTTTTCGACGCGGTGCAGGTCCTGGTTCCTCGCAGCCGATGCCGCCACCCACCCCATCAGGGCCATGCCGGCGATCACGTGGAATGCGTGCAGCCCGGCGGCGGTGTAGTAGTACGACCAGAACCCGCCGGACTGGATGGTGAAGCCCTCGCGGATCTCGTGGGCCCACTCGAACGACTTCACCACCAGGAACACCAGCCCGCCCAGGATGGTGAGCCGCAGCAGGCGCGCCGCGCGCGGGCCGTCCCGCCGCTCCGCCGCCTGGTGCGCCAGCACCGCGGACAGGCTGGAGCTCAGCAGCACCAGCGTGTTGAACGCGCCCGCCCAGGTGTTGGTATGCGATGCCTGCTCCGCCCACTCGACGTGACCGAGCCGGTTCATGATGTAGGAGACCAGCACGCCCCCGAACACCACGATCTCCGATACCAGCACCCACCACACGGCCAGCCGGCCGGTGGGCATCCCCATGGCGCTCCGGGTGGCGGCGATCGTCTTCGCGCTCACTTGGGCTCTCTCCTCAGGCCTTCTCGTGCTGGGGCCAGTAGTCCTTCTCCCGGCCCGGGACGCTGTACTCGTACGGACCGCGGTGGCAGACGGGCAGCTCCGCCCAGTTGCCGTGCGGCGGCGGCGACTCCGCGCTCCACTCCAGCGTGTTCGACTTCCAGGGGTTGGCGCCGGCCTTCCTTCCGCGGCGCATGCTCACCAGGAAGTTGTAGATGAAGATGAACTGGAACAGCAGCATCACCACCAGCGCGATGGTCGAGGTGGTGCGCAACGCCTGCATGGCGGGCGTGGCCAGCTCCGGGAAGTGGGTGTAGTCGTAGATGCGCCGGTGCTCGCCGTTGAGCCCCACCATGAACATCGGGATGAAGATGAAGTTGAACGGGATGATGGTGCCCCAGAAATGGATCTTGCCCAGGGTCTCGTTCATCATCCGCCCGAACATCTTCGGGAACCAGAATGTGATCCCCGCGAACACCGCGATGATCGCGATGGGGAAGAACGTGTAGTGGAAGTGGGCGATCACGAAGTAGGTGTCGTGGAAGAAGATGTCCGCGCCGCTGGCACCCAGGTAGATCCCCGTCGCGCCGCCGATCAGGAACTCCGCCAGGAAGCCCAGCGCCCACAGCATCGGGGTCGCAAACCGGATGGAGCCGCCGTAGAGCGTGGCGATGTACAGGAAGCACATTTCGGCGATCGGGATGGAGATCAGCACCGTGGTCACGGTGAACACGTTGGCCATGCGCGGGTCGATCCCGGCCACGAACTGGTGGTGGGCCCACACGAAGAAACTCAGGATCCCGGTGGCGATGACCGTGTAGATGACCGTCTTGTAGGCGAACATCTTCTTGCGCGAGAACACGGTGATCACCTCGGCCACGATCCCCATCGCCGGCAGCAGCACCACGTACACCTCGGGGTGGCCGAAGAACCAGAACAGGTGCTGCCACAGGATGGGGTCGCCCCCGCGCGTGGGATTGAAGAACCCCGTGCCCAGCAACTGGTCGAACAGCAGCATCACCGCGCCGGCGATCAGCGGGCCCACCGAGGCCATGAACAGCAGCGTGGCCACCACGATCATCCACACCACCAGCGGCACGTCGAAGGCCTTCATGCCGGGGGCGCGGGCATTCATGGCGGTGACGATGAAGTTGATCCCCCCCAGCAGGAACGCCACGAACTCCAGCGCCACCGCGATGACCCACATGCTGGCCCCCTGCGGGGTCAGGTTGTACTTGGCGGACGCCGACAGCGGCGGGTAGGCCGTCCACGCGCCGCCGAAACCACCGTCCGGCATGAACAGGGACGCCAGCAGCACCAGCGCGCTGAGCAGGAACACCTGGTAGCTGAGGCGGTTGATCCGGGGGAAGACCATGTCGTCGCAGCCGCACATCAACGGGATCAGGTAGTTGCCGAAGCCCGCGATCAGCACCGGCATGGCCACCCAGAAGATCATGATGCTGCCGTGATTGGTCACCAGCGCGTTGTACTTGCCCGGCGAGACGTGCCCGAAGAAGGGCACCGCGTTTCCGGGGAAGGCCAGCTGCATGCGGAACACGTAGGCGAAGAAGGCGCCCAGCAGGGCCATCGCCATGCCGGTGAACATGTACTGGAAGGCGATGGTCTTGTGGTCCGTGGACCACAGGTACTTCCGGAAGAAGGACTCCCCGTGGTGGGCGGCGTGCCCGGCCCCGTGGGCCGCTTCGATTGCGTGGCTGGCCATCGTCTCCCCGTCAGTTCCTGGTGTCGGCGGCCGCGGCGGCGGCCGCCAGCGCGGCCCGCGGCGCGTCCGCGGTGGTCGTGCCGGCAGGAGCGGGCGCGGCGCCCCCGGCGCCGGCATGGAACGCCCCGATGGGCGTGCCGGCGTGGGAGCGCATCCACGCGGCATGCTGCTCCTGCGACTGGATCTCGATCTCGGCGCTCATGATCCCGTGCGCCACGCCGCAGATCTGCGAGCAGCGGATGTCGTGGACCCCGGTGCGGGTGGCCCGGAACCAGCCGGTGATCACGCGCCCGGGCACGGCATCCTGCTTCAGCCGGAACACCGGCACGAAGAAGCTGTGCAGCACGTCCTTCGACTCCAGCTGGAAGTGCACCGTCCGGTTCACGGGCACGTGCAGCGTGTCGGCCGAGAAGATGTCGTCCGGGGTGTCGAGCCGGCCGTCGGGACCGGGCTGCTGGAACGTCCAGGTCCACTGCTGGCTGATCACGCGCACCGTCTCGTCGGCCGGCGGGAGCGTCTGCTTCACCTTGTACCAGACGCGGATGGCGGCCACGATGATGAGCACGTCGCACACCAGGATCAGCGTGTGCGGGACGTTGATCCAGCGCTTGAGCCGCTTCTCCTTGCCGGTCACGTACTGCGCCGCCACGCCGGCCCGGGCGCGGAAACGCCAGATCAGCCAGAAGAACATCACCTCGGCGGCCACGAACCAGAAGCCCACCAGGATCGTGACCAGCCACACCAGCTGGTCCACGTCGCTGGAGTAGGTCGAGAGGCTCGGAATGTAGTGCTCGATCATGGGCGGGTCCCGGGCTTCAGAGAATGAACAGGAACACGGCGGCCGCGAACAGCCCCGCGCCAATCAACGTCCAGAGAAACGTCTTCCCACCCAGCCAGTCGCCCCAGTCGTCGTCGCGCTCCTCGGTCGCCTTCGCCATCTGGAAGTCTCCCACGTTACGGCTGGAGGGTGCGGATGTAGGCGATCACGTCCTTCATCGCCGTGGTGTCGGGCAGCGACTTCGCCATCGCGGCCATCTGCATGCCGGTCGCGTCCTGCGGGTGCGCGCCGCGCAGCCCGCTGCGGAATTTGGAGAGCTGGCTGAACATGTACCAGTCGGCCTGGCGGTTCAGCGGCGGCGCCCCCAGCGCCTGGTTGCCGGCGGCCGCGGCACCGTGGCAGGCGATGCACACCGCGTTGAAGCGCGCCTGGCCCGCTGCGACGTTGCCTCCCGCCAGGCTGGCGGCGGGGCGGGCAGGCCGGAGCGTCTCCACGTACTGGGCCACGGACTCCAGGTCGCCCGGCCGGTACAGCGAGCGGGCCATGGGGCGCATGCGCGCGCCCTCCGCATCGTCGGGATGCGTGCCGCGGAGGCCGCCTTTGAACTTGCCCAGCTGGGCCACCAGGTACCACTTCGGGAGGCCTGCGATCTCGGGAGCGCCGATGGTGGGGTTGCCGAGGC
Protein-coding regions in this window:
- a CDS encoding HDOD domain-containing protein; its protein translation is MPSQNLSKEELIQRVGELPPLPQTLMRVWQVVDNPAADSHTLAQAVSADPPLVANLLRIANSATYGRMRSVNSISDAITLLGFNVIKKMCMGIMVHVGLLSQDKGTSNFDRVLFWRHCVGTGLTAEILAEMLHLPLAPTTFSHGLLHDLGLLVLDRHLSHELEEILGVYEATEGDCTLFEIEQELLGLNHAQLGAELALQWGFPQSLVDVAANHHHPRITADTTMECIVHLACAMTDQQQLCRCDQAEAVFEDARRFLGLGHGQLHEARETMSRRLMPLAEAFSI
- a CDS encoding response regulator, which encodes MKGAILVVDDEPGIRFVYEEYLGDLGFEVHAVGDGVSALREAEACRPVLALVDMNLPDMGGLEVIRRLRETHSGMAVVVISANPPERHLAELASLRVDGALEKPVELEQLGEVARRFAA
- a CDS encoding PAS domain-containing protein, producing the protein MTPTPPTSGAPAGMQDALGAFLGAASLAEGARALARLLSETSGLPVALALPGEEGSAGVDSYGSDSGLPSECAFDRLARLAEWALQGYEDMGLLRDGLGEDAGDAAVAAVPLLEQGVAVAAVALPRQQRAALPGGPESLAWLGHIVATRRDRGRAAADATATERQHQRRFRTMDAQLRLLDRERQKFQALVKRSDAAVMVLGSDLKIRWVNREMGRIHLGDARPESELHGSVCCDVCRQGNGSCTECPVRAALGGAPIAHGEFKRVINGVPRQLYVTAQPIRGPEGGVEEVLVTMQDLTGLDILRRSEARMRQLFDGSVDSILMVEPSTLRIVLANATACRTLSAGEDLGALGLDALFSVPELGRVRAYLDALLAGRPAGGADFEVRAPRGPILCNVVATPFDLDGTEVLMVQMRDVTAVRRLERELVHADRLASLGTMSAGIAHEFKNRLAPLRGLAQLVASGAGDPDRVERYVPRLLEELDRLARLVRDVLDAARPQEARRERCDLRSLVLGHVEEFRHECADALHAQGVRVLDSVEGERPEVVAVDAEQLRVVFQNLLKNALEACPEGGEIRVEVKAEGGRVTATVADTGCGMDARVRERILEPFFTTKGARGTGLGMCIVKSLVEANDGVLEIHSEPGRGTEISVTLGEVGTSGNRSPGLQTSGDEERREEAA
- a CDS encoding GAF domain-containing protein; the encoded protein is MTGEQICLQLDTFVASGAEFHDVLEAAVRLLHESDSRFHWTGIYELFPDQVLRLGPFIGAPTDHCFIAVGRGVCGTAVAEGRNMNIPDVRRQENYLACSSETRSELVVLIRSGEWIHAQVDIDSHEVDAFGPEAVARVERVADWLAILYSRQGMEKER
- a CDS encoding amidohydrolase; protein product: MSPDIRTLTPADIEELVATRRDLHRHPETAFEEVRTSGVVSKRLGEIGVPHRTGLARTGIVGLVGRGASAGDAGRTVLLRADMDALPIQEENDVPYRSVHDGRMHACGHDCHTASLLAAARALKRGEPGLKGTVKLCFQPAEEGFSGANEMIRDGVLEGPAPEAAFGYHVWQDLDYGIVAVTPGPFMAAVDEFSVTFRGVGCHAAAPHLGRDPVLAAAQAITALQSVVSRNTDPFLGAVVSVTQLRAGSAFNIVPETAWMNGTVRVMDTGLWAALPGHFERVVKGVAAAMGCEAEITYNRTHQPTVNDPAMAALAREVAVEVVGAGNVRDDVRTMGGEDFSSFLQRVPGCFFAVGSRNAERNLVYGHHHPRFDVDERAMQIGVEMLVRLARRIAG
- a CDS encoding copper chaperone PCu(A)C; translated protein: MPVSVALALMAAAALPGCGPRGGSQLKGSRPAQGGFVGHVSVQERRGSAPARPFAFRASPGHVLYVFFGYATCPDICPATLGSLRKALAMLGGDAARVEVAMVTVDAARDSGDVLARYLASFVDSAHALVPETQEQLALAETVFGATSSVTRQPGGQVDVSHTASSYLVDSGGRVVVVWEFGTKPADLAHDIRVLLGEQAGRPAEAGPEVSGPWARATPAGATAAAVYLALRSDEGDTLRAVSVEPGVAAAAQLHRTLREAGGEMSMVRVDAVPLPAGVPVDFRPGGDHVMLVGLAKPLTAGDTLDVRLYFAKEKVRRVRVPVREE
- a CDS encoding heme-copper oxidase subunit III, which encodes MASAATERLGAPPAPRRGFTSHGVFGMALFVFSEVMLFTAFISAFLIVRGGTAPGAWPPAGQPRLPFAQTAVHTLALLASGVALWLAARSGGRRATVASGGPMLAALALGAYFVAAQGVEWAALLREGLTLTSSQAGAFFYVIVGAHALHALAALAALALCWARLRAGRLTPGVFGATRLFWNFVVLMWPVLYLVVYR
- a CDS encoding cytochrome C oxidase subunit IV family protein, whose protein sequence is MSSHVETRRAGDGEEDRARHGQEPHAGPAGAHPTNYVKVWALLVGLLVVSVIGPMTGIRVVMLIAAFGVALVKAYIVARKFMHLDVQKPVVHWALGIALVFMVLLFAGVAPDAMKHSGQHWHKTYVAPAAGAGGEAHGQRGH
- a CDS encoding cytochrome c oxidase subunit 3 gives rise to the protein MSAKTIAATRSAMGMPTGRLAVWWVLVSEIVVFGGVLVSYIMNRLGHVEWAEQASHTNTWAGAFNTLVLLSSSLSAVLAHQAAERRDGPRAARLLRLTILGGLVFLVVKSFEWAHEIREGFTIQSGGFWSYYYTAAGLHAFHVIAGMALMGWVAASAARNQDLHRVENVGIYWHFVDVVWIFLFPLLYIAK
- a CDS encoding cbb3-type cytochrome c oxidase subunit I, yielding MASHAIEAAHGAGHAAHHGESFFRKYLWSTDHKTIAFQYMFTGMAMALLGAFFAYVFRMQLAFPGNAVPFFGHVSPGKYNALVTNHGSIMIFWVAMPVLIAGFGNYLIPLMCGCDDMVFPRINRLSYQVFLLSALVLLASLFMPDGGFGGAWTAYPPLSASAKYNLTPQGASMWVIAVALEFVAFLLGGINFIVTAMNARAPGMKAFDVPLVVWMIVVATLLFMASVGPLIAGAVMLLFDQLLGTGFFNPTRGGDPILWQHLFWFFGHPEVYVVLLPAMGIVAEVITVFSRKKMFAYKTVIYTVIATGILSFFVWAHHQFVAGIDPRMANVFTVTTVLISIPIAEMCFLYIATLYGGSIRFATPMLWALGFLAEFLIGGATGIYLGASGADIFFHDTYFVIAHFHYTFFPIAIIAVFAGITFWFPKMFGRMMNETLGKIHFWGTIIPFNFIFIPMFMVGLNGEHRRIYDYTHFPELATPAMQALRTTSTIALVVMLLFQFIFIYNFLVSMRRGRKAGANPWKSNTLEWSAESPPPHGNWAELPVCHRGPYEYSVPGREKDYWPQHEKA